One genomic segment of Pseudomonas fortuita includes these proteins:
- a CDS encoding alginate O-acetyltransferase AlgF, which translates to MTTKTSIAKALTLAAGLSLASMQAFAGADAALYGPSAPKGSTFVRLYNAASAPAAASVGNTQIKQVGAQASSDFSFLPGGDYTAQVGGKSVPVKLASDKYYTLVNSGTGNPQLIEEPPFKNKQKALVRVQNLSDQQLTLKTADGKTEVVKPVAANGRGEREINPVKVNLALYQGDKKVGDVKPVALERGEAAVLYVTGSGNALSPVWVTRPVASN; encoded by the coding sequence ATGACTACCAAGACTTCCATTGCCAAAGCCCTCACCCTCGCGGCCGGCCTTTCCCTTGCTTCGATGCAGGCCTTCGCCGGTGCCGATGCTGCGCTGTATGGCCCTAGCGCACCGAAAGGCTCGACCTTTGTGCGCCTGTACAACGCAGCCAGCGCACCGGCTGCCGCGTCGGTCGGCAACACCCAGATCAAGCAGGTTGGCGCCCAGGCCAGCAGCGACTTCAGCTTCCTGCCAGGCGGCGACTACACCGCCCAGGTCGGCGGCAAGAGCGTGCCGGTGAAACTGGCCTCGGACAAGTACTACACCTTGGTCAACAGCGGCACCGGCAACCCGCAGCTGATCGAAGAACCACCGTTCAAGAACAAGCAGAAAGCCCTGGTGCGCGTGCAGAACCTGAGCGACCAGCAGCTGACCCTGAAAACCGCCGACGGCAAGACCGAAGTGGTCAAGCCGGTGGCCGCCAACGGCCGTGGCGAACGCGAAATCAACCCGGTCAAGGTCAACCTGGCGCTGTACCAGGGCGACAAGAAAGTGGGTGACGTGAAACCCGTCGCCCTGGAGCGCGGCGAAGCCGCCGTGCTGTACGTAACCGGTTCCGGCAACGCTTTGTCGCCGGTGTGGGTAACTCGCCCCGTGGCTAGCAACTGA
- a CDS encoding mannose-1-phosphate guanylyltransferase/mannose-6-phosphate isomerase, producing the protein MIPVILSGGSGSRLWPLSRKQFPKQFLALTGEHTLFQQTLERLAFEGMDTPIVVCNKDHKFIVQEQLAALKLETQGILMEPFGRNTAPAVTMAAMKLVNEGRDDLMLVLPADHVIDDQKALQRALALATVAAERGEMVLFGVPATKPETGYGYIRSSQDALLPEGVARVAQFVEKPDEKRAAEFVQAGGYFWNSGMFLFRASRFLEELKKHDADIYDTCVLALERSEEEDDVLSIDEATFACCPDNSIDYAVMEKTQRACVVPMSAGWSDVGCWSSLWDVHEKDDNGNVTKGDVVVQDSRNCMIHGNGKLVSVIGLENIVVVETKDAMMIAHKDKVQGVKQMVKTLDEQGRTETQNHLEVYRPWGSYDSVDMGGRFQVKHITVKPGASLSLQMHHHRAEHWIVVSGTAEVTCDENVFLLTENQSTYIPIASVHRLRNPGKIPLEIIEVQSGSYLGEDDIERFEDVYGRTSTPVERGISVKTIAQ; encoded by the coding sequence ATGATCCCGGTAATTCTTTCTGGTGGTAGCGGTTCGCGTCTGTGGCCACTGTCGCGCAAGCAGTTCCCCAAGCAGTTCCTGGCCCTGACCGGCGAACACACCCTGTTCCAGCAAACCCTCGAGCGCCTGGCGTTCGAAGGCATGGACACGCCGATCGTGGTCTGCAACAAGGACCACAAATTCATCGTCCAGGAGCAGCTCGCTGCGCTGAAGCTGGAAACCCAGGGCATCCTGATGGAGCCGTTTGGCCGCAACACCGCGCCGGCCGTGACCATGGCCGCCATGAAACTGGTCAACGAAGGCCGCGACGATCTGATGCTGGTGCTGCCCGCCGACCACGTGATCGACGACCAGAAGGCCCTGCAGCGCGCCCTGGCCTTGGCCACCGTTGCCGCCGAGCGTGGCGAAATGGTGCTGTTCGGCGTACCGGCGACCAAGCCGGAAACCGGCTACGGCTACATCCGCTCCAGCCAGGACGCGCTGCTGCCCGAGGGCGTGGCGCGCGTGGCCCAGTTCGTGGAAAAACCCGACGAAAAACGTGCCGCCGAGTTCGTCCAGGCCGGTGGCTACTTCTGGAACAGTGGCATGTTCCTGTTCCGCGCCAGCCGCTTCCTCGAAGAGCTGAAAAAGCACGATGCCGACATCTACGACACCTGCGTGCTGGCCCTGGAGCGCAGCGAGGAAGAGGACGATGTACTCAGCATCGATGAAGCGACCTTCGCCTGCTGCCCGGACAACTCCATCGACTACGCGGTGATGGAAAAGACCCAGCGCGCCTGCGTGGTGCCGATGTCGGCCGGCTGGAGCGACGTGGGCTGCTGGTCGTCGCTGTGGGACGTGCACGAGAAGGACGACAACGGCAACGTCACCAAGGGCGACGTGGTGGTACAGGACAGCCGCAACTGCATGATCCACGGCAACGGCAAGCTGGTGTCGGTGATCGGCTTGGAGAACATCGTGGTGGTCGAGACCAAGGACGCCATGATGATTGCCCACAAGGACAAGGTCCAGGGCGTCAAGCAGATGGTCAAGACCCTCGACGAGCAGGGCCGTACTGAAACCCAGAACCATCTGGAAGTGTATCGCCCGTGGGGCTCGTACGACTCGGTGGACATGGGCGGCCGCTTCCAGGTCAAGCACATCACCGTCAAGCCGGGTGCCAGCCTGTCGCTGCAGATGCACCACCACCGTGCCGAGCACTGGATTGTGGTGTCTGGTACTGCCGAGGTCACCTGTGACGAGAACGTGTTCCTGCTGACCGAGAACCAGTCGACCTACATCCCGATCGCTTCGGTCCACCGCCTGCGCAATCCGGGCAAGATCCCGCTGGAAATCATCGAAGTGCAGTCCGGCAGCTATCTGGGCGAGGATGATATCGAGCGTTTCGAGGATGTGTATGGGCGCACTTCCACGCCGGTCGAGCGTGGGATATCGGTCAAGACCATCGCGCAGTAA
- a CDS encoding multidrug transporter — protein sequence MIIGAFLILTWLVLLRYPAKALPISLAAVCGLGLVALFVAWQETREASQLARLDLRLAYAPEQCPADRALQVQMKNGNKAPLTELRWRVAAYAPGDTVNLAESTYNAPRYRGPGDLQPGAEWKDCLPLPPLRAGYRPQTLEFRAEHLQGTFAN from the coding sequence ATGATCATCGGCGCCTTCCTCATCCTCACCTGGCTGGTGCTGCTGCGCTACCCGGCCAAGGCCCTACCGATCTCCTTGGCCGCCGTATGTGGCCTGGGCCTGGTAGCCCTGTTCGTTGCCTGGCAGGAAACCCGCGAAGCCTCGCAACTGGCCCGCCTGGACCTGCGCCTTGCCTATGCCCCCGAACAATGCCCGGCTGACCGCGCGTTGCAGGTACAGATGAAAAACGGCAACAAGGCCCCGCTGACCGAACTGCGCTGGCGAGTGGCGGCGTATGCACCGGGCGACACGGTGAACCTGGCCGAAAGCACCTACAACGCCCCGCGCTACCGAGGGCCGGGTGATTTGCAGCCGGGGGCCGAGTGGAAGGACTGCCTGCCGCTGCCCCCCCTGCGCGCCGGTTACCGGCCACAGACCCTGGAATTCCGTGCCGAGCACCTGCAAGGTACATTTGCCAATTGA
- a CDS encoding SDR family oxidoreductase, whose product MPTVLITGCSSGIGRALADAFRDAGHHVWATARKAEDVEVLNAAGFTARQLDVNDSEALARLAEELETLDILINNAGYGAMGPLLDGGVDALRQQFETNVFAVVGVTRALFPLLRRSRATVVNIGSVSGVLVTPFAGAYCASKAAVHALSDALRLELAPFGVQVMEVQPGAIDTQFANNAQRQAEQVLAADSPWWPLREHVQARARASQDKPTSAAVFAQGVLAAVGKSPVPGMVRLGNGSTALPLMARLLPRRLLDWALRKRFGLLRPL is encoded by the coding sequence ATGCCCACCGTCCTGATCACCGGTTGTTCCAGCGGCATCGGCCGCGCCCTCGCCGACGCCTTTCGCGATGCCGGCCACCACGTCTGGGCCACTGCTCGCAAGGCAGAGGATGTTGAAGTGCTGAACGCCGCCGGCTTCACCGCCCGGCAACTGGATGTGAACGACAGTGAGGCCCTCGCCCGCCTGGCCGAAGAACTCGAAACCCTGGATATCCTGATCAACAACGCCGGCTACGGCGCCATGGGCCCGTTGCTGGACGGTGGTGTGGATGCCCTGCGCCAACAGTTCGAAACCAACGTGTTTGCCGTGGTCGGCGTGACCCGCGCGCTGTTCCCGTTGCTGCGCCGCTCACGCGCCACGGTGGTGAACATCGGCAGCGTTTCCGGTGTGCTGGTCACGCCATTCGCCGGTGCCTACTGCGCCTCGAAAGCGGCCGTGCATGCGCTGAGCGATGCCTTGCGCCTGGAACTGGCGCCGTTCGGTGTGCAGGTGATGGAAGTGCAGCCGGGGGCGATTGACACGCAGTTCGCCAACAATGCCCAGCGCCAGGCCGAGCAGGTACTGGCGGCGGACTCACCATGGTGGCCGTTGCGTGAGCATGTCCAGGCGCGGGCGCGGGCTTCGCAGGACAAGCCGACTTCGGCGGCGGTGTTTGCCCAGGGTGTGTTGGCGGCAGTCGGCAAATCGCCGGTACCGGGGATGGTGCGGTTGGGGAATGGCAGTACGGCGTTGCCGCTGATGGCGAGGTTGCTGCCACGGCGGTTGCTGGATTGGGCGCTGCGCAAGCGCTTTGGCCTGCTGCGCCCGCTCTGA
- a CDS encoding efflux transporter outer membrane subunit, translated as MKPALRLSPVLLAVLLAGCTMGPDFLRPDSQAPQQWVPLQGEAAASQPQAQPLELRWWETFHDAQLSALIQRVAERNLDLQMASARLLQSRALRSTVAADEVPSVDASAGYSRARNSAEGLSDPSGKAGKAAYNLWQGDLVAGWELDLWGRVRRQVEAADATVEVAENDRRGVLLALLSETAGNYIQLRAVQHTLDVTQDNLKVARHSLKLSENRQAEGVATRLDVAQASAQVASIESRLPSLEARRDDLINALSLLAAEPPRSLQAELLQGGELPAPQQQFAIGLPSELAERRPDIRQAEARLHAATASIGVAKADFYPSIRLSGSVGFQAMQLSDFGGWDSRRFAFGPQLSLPIFEGGRLTGTLELREAQQQEAALNYRKVVLGAWHEIDDVLRLYNASQLRRDHLAEAVRQNRIALETAQRQYVEGAVDFLNVLTVQGALLASEEQWIDSSAAVSQALVGLYKALGGGWQAFDEQPAKKA; from the coding sequence ATGAAACCGGCATTACGCTTGAGCCCGGTACTGCTGGCCGTGTTGCTGGCGGGCTGCACCATGGGCCCGGACTTCCTGCGCCCTGACAGCCAGGCACCGCAGCAGTGGGTGCCGCTGCAAGGCGAGGCGGCGGCCAGCCAGCCGCAGGCCCAACCGCTGGAACTGCGTTGGTGGGAAACCTTCCATGACGCACAGCTCAGTGCCTTGATCCAGCGCGTTGCCGAGCGCAACCTCGACCTGCAGATGGCCAGCGCCCGCTTGCTGCAAAGCCGCGCCCTGCGCAGTACCGTGGCTGCCGATGAAGTGCCGTCGGTGGATGCAAGCGCCGGCTACAGCCGCGCCCGCAACAGCGCCGAAGGCCTGAGCGATCCGTCTGGCAAGGCAGGCAAAGCGGCGTACAACCTTTGGCAAGGTGACCTGGTGGCCGGTTGGGAGCTGGACCTGTGGGGCCGCGTGCGGCGCCAGGTCGAGGCTGCCGATGCTACTGTCGAAGTGGCCGAGAACGACCGCCGCGGGGTGCTGCTGGCCTTGCTCTCGGAAACCGCCGGCAATTACATCCAGCTGCGCGCCGTGCAGCACACCCTCGATGTGACGCAGGACAACCTCAAGGTTGCCCGGCACAGCCTGAAGCTGTCCGAAAACCGCCAGGCCGAAGGCGTTGCCACGCGCCTGGATGTGGCCCAGGCCAGCGCCCAGGTTGCTTCGATCGAGTCGCGATTGCCAAGCCTGGAAGCCCGGCGTGATGACCTGATCAACGCGCTCAGCCTGCTTGCTGCCGAACCGCCGCGCAGCTTGCAGGCCGAATTGCTGCAGGGCGGCGAGCTGCCCGCGCCGCAGCAGCAGTTTGCCATCGGCTTGCCCTCCGAACTGGCCGAGCGCCGGCCGGACATCCGCCAGGCTGAAGCCCGCCTGCATGCCGCCACCGCCAGCATTGGCGTGGCCAAGGCGGATTTCTACCCGAGCATCCGGCTGTCGGGCAGTGTCGGCTTCCAGGCCATGCAACTGTCGGATTTCGGCGGCTGGGATTCGCGCCGCTTTGCCTTCGGGCCGCAGCTGTCGCTGCCGATTTTCGAGGGCGGCCGGCTCACTGGCACCCTGGAGCTGCGCGAGGCGCAGCAGCAGGAAGCGGCGCTGAACTACCGCAAGGTGGTGCTGGGGGCATGGCATGAGATTGACGATGTACTTCGCCTGTACAACGCCAGCCAATTGCGCCGTGACCACCTGGCCGAGGCCGTGCGACAGAACCGCATCGCCCTGGAAACTGCCCAGCGCCAGTATGTGGAAGGGGCGGTGGACTTTCTCAATGTGCTGACGGTGCAGGGTGCATTGCTGGCCAGCGAGGAGCAGTGGATCGACAGCTCGGCGGCGGTGTCCCAGGCGTTGGTGGGGCTGTACAAGGCCTTGGGGGGTGGCTGGCAGGCGTTTGATGAGCAGCCCGCGAAGAAAGCGTAA
- a CDS encoding HlyD family secretion protein, producing MTNNRKTLFIGSVLAVAVLAGIVGPWIFGSDHRQSTNDAYVIADYTVVAPKVAGFIKEVLVEDNQQVKAGQLLATIDARDYQAALDAAQAQLLVAQAQSADARATLERQASLIAQAEAAVKAAQAEAAFADHEVNRYSRLAEQGAGTVQNAQQARSGVDQARARLANAQAALVAARKQVDILTAQVASADGQLKRAEAGVEKAQLDLSYTRITAPVDGMVGERALRIGAYVNPGARLLSVVPLQQAYVVGNFQETQLTHVQPGQPVSISVDTFSGEKLQGHVESIAPATGVTFAAVKPDNATGNFTKVVQRIPVKIVFDDGQPLLTRLRVGMSVEATIDTRGDKLDGKEVSAR from the coding sequence ATGACCAACAACCGCAAAACCCTGTTCATCGGCTCGGTGCTGGCCGTGGCTGTCCTGGCTGGCATCGTCGGCCCCTGGATATTTGGCAGCGACCACCGGCAGAGCACCAACGACGCCTACGTGATTGCCGACTACACCGTGGTCGCGCCAAAGGTGGCCGGCTTTATCAAAGAAGTGCTGGTGGAGGACAACCAGCAAGTCAAGGCCGGCCAGTTGCTGGCGACCATCGACGCCCGTGATTACCAGGCCGCCCTGGATGCCGCGCAGGCGCAGTTGCTGGTGGCCCAGGCGCAAAGCGCCGATGCCCGCGCCACCCTTGAGCGCCAGGCATCGTTGATTGCCCAGGCCGAGGCTGCTGTCAAAGCCGCCCAGGCCGAAGCGGCGTTCGCCGACCATGAGGTCAACCGCTACAGCCGCCTGGCCGAGCAGGGCGCCGGTACCGTGCAGAACGCCCAGCAGGCGCGCAGCGGCGTCGACCAGGCCCGTGCGCGCCTGGCCAATGCTCAGGCGGCGTTAGTGGCAGCGCGCAAGCAGGTGGATATTCTGACCGCCCAGGTGGCCAGCGCCGATGGCCAGCTGAAACGGGCCGAAGCGGGCGTGGAAAAGGCCCAGCTCGACCTGTCCTACACACGCATTACTGCGCCGGTGGACGGCATGGTCGGCGAGCGCGCACTGCGCATAGGCGCCTACGTCAACCCGGGTGCCCGCCTGCTGTCGGTGGTGCCGTTGCAGCAGGCCTATGTGGTCGGCAACTTCCAGGAAACCCAGCTGACCCACGTGCAGCCTGGCCAGCCGGTGAGCATCAGCGTCGACACCTTCTCCGGCGAAAAGCTGCAAGGGCATGTGGAAAGCATTGCCCCGGCTACCGGCGTCACCTTCGCCGCCGTCAAACCGGACAACGCCACCGGCAACTTCACCAAGGTGGTGCAGCGCATTCCGGTGAAGATCGTATTCGATGATGGCCAGCCACTGCTCACCCGCCTGCGTGTGGGCATGTCGGTGGAAGCGACCATCGATACCCGTGGCGACAAGCTGGACGGCAAAGAGGTAAGCGCACGATGA
- a CDS encoding MFS transporter has product MSSLTAPSAALAAAPAPAAPAQTAFGLQVVVGLFGVLLAVLCAGLNESVTKISLADIRGAMGIGADEGAWLLAVYSAASVSAMAFAPWLATTFSLRRFTMSAIALFAVLGLLQPFAPNLHSLMLLRVLQGFASGALPPMLMSVALRFLPPGIKVYGLACYALTATFGPNLGTPLAGLWTEYVGWQWAFWQIILPSLLAIVCVGWGLPQDPLRLERFKQFDWRGVLLGLPAISCIVLGLSLGDRWGWFDSPLICWLLGGGLLLLVLFMYNEWSEPLPFFQLRMLQRRNLSFALVTLAGVLIVLSGVGSIPSAYLAQIQGYRPAQTSPLMMLVAMPQLIALPLTAALCNIRAVDCRWVLGIGLAMLAVSCVGSSLLTSEWIRGDFYPFYLLQVFGQPMAVLPLLMLSTNGMTPQEGPFASSWFNTVKGLAAVIAGGLLDAVGTLRRHFHSNHLVDSLGNAPLVDDSAAGLARRIHDQALVLTSADLYLVLACIAVALICLIPFVPTRVYPPRAVA; this is encoded by the coding sequence ATGAGTTCCCTGACCGCGCCCTCTGCGGCGCTGGCCGCCGCCCCCGCGCCGGCCGCACCTGCGCAGACGGCGTTTGGCCTGCAGGTGGTGGTCGGGCTGTTCGGTGTGTTGCTGGCCGTGCTGTGTGCAGGCCTGAACGAGTCGGTCACCAAGATTTCCCTCGCCGATATCCGCGGTGCCATGGGCATCGGTGCCGACGAAGGCGCCTGGTTGCTGGCGGTGTACAGCGCCGCCTCGGTCTCGGCCATGGCCTTTGCGCCCTGGCTGGCCACCACCTTCTCGCTGCGGCGCTTCACCATGAGCGCAATCGCCCTGTTCGCCGTGCTCGGCCTGTTGCAACCGTTCGCCCCCAACCTGCACAGCCTGATGCTGCTGCGTGTGCTGCAGGGCTTTGCCTCGGGAGCCCTGCCGCCGATGCTGATGAGCGTGGCCCTGCGCTTTTTGCCACCAGGTATCAAGGTCTATGGCCTGGCCTGCTACGCCCTGACTGCCACCTTCGGCCCCAACCTCGGCACACCACTGGCGGGGCTGTGGACCGAATATGTCGGTTGGCAATGGGCGTTCTGGCAGATCATCCTGCCCTCGCTGCTGGCCATCGTTTGCGTCGGCTGGGGCCTGCCACAGGACCCGCTGCGCCTGGAGCGTTTCAAGCAGTTCGACTGGCGTGGCGTGCTGCTTGGCCTGCCGGCCATCAGCTGCATCGTGCTGGGCCTGTCGCTGGGCGACCGCTGGGGCTGGTTCGATTCGCCGCTGATCTGCTGGCTGCTGGGCGGTGGCCTGCTGTTGCTGGTGCTGTTCATGTACAACGAGTGGTCCGAGCCGTTGCCGTTCTTCCAGTTGCGCATGCTGCAGCGGCGCAACCTGAGTTTTGCATTGGTGACCTTGGCCGGTGTGCTGATCGTGCTGTCGGGTGTGGGCAGCATCCCCTCTGCCTACCTGGCGCAGATCCAAGGCTACCGCCCGGCGCAGACCAGCCCGTTGATGATGCTGGTGGCCATGCCGCAGTTGATCGCCCTGCCGCTGACGGCGGCGTTGTGCAACATCCGCGCGGTGGACTGCCGCTGGGTGCTGGGTATTGGCCTGGCGATGCTGGCGGTGTCCTGTGTCGGCAGCAGCCTGCTGACCAGCGAGTGGATCCGTGGCGACTTCTACCCGTTCTACCTGTTGCAGGTGTTCGGCCAGCCGATGGCGGTGCTGCCGCTGCTGATGCTGTCCACCAACGGCATGACGCCGCAGGAAGGCCCGTTCGCCTCCAGCTGGTTCAACACCGTGAAAGGCCTGGCCGCCGTGATCGCCGGTGGCCTGCTGGATGCCGTTGGCACCCTGCGCCGGCACTTTCATTCCAACCACCTGGTGGACAGCCTGGGCAACGCCCCGCTGGTCGACGACAGCGCTGCGGGCTTGGCCAGGCGCATCCACGACCAGGCGCTGGTACTGACCTCGGCTGACCTGTACCTGGTCCTGGCCTGCATTGCCGTGGCGCTGATCTGCCTGATTCCTTTCGTGCCTACCCGGGTCTATCCGCCGCGTGCGGTGGCCTGA